The following coding sequences are from one uncultured Cohaesibacter sp. window:
- the hrpB gene encoding ATP-dependent helicase HrpB has protein sequence MSETLPTFLPRLPIREALPDLLAALRDGTRAVLIAPPGAGKTTCVPLALLDQPWREGRIIMLEPRRLAARAAAHRMADLLGEPVGKRVGYRVRMDARVSKDTLIEVVTEGIFARMIVDDPSLEGISAVLFDEFHERSLDADTSLAFALEAQSALREDLRLIVMSATLDGGRVASILDDAPVIESMGRAYPVETRHIPRKTQDRLEDAVTAAIHQALREEEGSLLVFLPGQGEIHRIEERLTKSLDRNILIAPLYGAMEGREQDRAIQPAQKGTRKIVLATSIAETSLTIDGVRVIIDSGLVRRPRFEPNLGISRLETLRVSRASADQRRGRAGRTEPGVCYRLWDKGQTAALSAFEPPEILETDLSRLVLDCAMWGESDPSNLRWLDQPPAAGWQEAVKLLQSLKALDEDGLLTDHGRELADLPLPPRLAHMLVVAQKRGDGALSAYIAALLTEGGRFRHNDLRHLLQDLVTGRLPRARDIKSMASRWIRGKSDGRIQTEEAGRVLALAYPDRIAMRRGAEGRYLLASGRGGGLDGNDPLVTEPFLVVADLQGQAANARITLAAPIARKVIEEEFADLITEEEDISFDRQSEAVNARLQTRLGQIVLSERRLKAPSPEAIERALIEAIRKQGLRVLPFSKELERWRGRIRFIAEREEGWPDFSDQGLLDSLEDWLQPFLAGRTSLSAISSADLRAALEAQVPYDRLMALDQLLPTHFIVPTGSKIPIDYAADNGPVLAVRVQELFGLDRHPSIMGGKLPLLLHLLSPAHRPIQLTRDLPGFWAGSWKDVKADMRGQYPKHVWPDDPLNTEATRRAKPRK, from the coding sequence ATGAGCGAGACCCTTCCGACCTTTCTGCCCCGATTGCCCATTCGCGAGGCGCTGCCTGATCTTCTGGCAGCCCTGAGGGACGGCACCCGTGCGGTGCTCATCGCGCCTCCCGGTGCGGGCAAGACCACCTGCGTGCCGCTTGCCCTGCTCGATCAGCCATGGCGAGAGGGCCGGATTATCATGCTAGAGCCTCGCCGCCTCGCTGCACGCGCTGCCGCCCATCGCATGGCGGATCTGTTGGGCGAACCGGTCGGTAAACGGGTCGGCTATCGCGTCCGCATGGATGCCCGTGTCTCGAAGGACACGCTGATCGAGGTGGTGACCGAAGGCATCTTCGCCCGCATGATTGTCGATGATCCGAGCCTTGAGGGCATCTCGGCGGTTCTGTTCGATGAATTCCATGAGCGCAGCCTTGATGCAGACACCTCGCTCGCCTTTGCTCTTGAGGCCCAGAGTGCTCTGCGCGAGGATCTGAGGCTCATCGTCATGTCGGCAACCCTCGATGGAGGTCGCGTCGCCTCCATCCTCGACGATGCCCCGGTTATTGAAAGCATGGGGCGGGCCTATCCGGTCGAGACCCGACATATCCCGCGCAAGACCCAAGACCGCCTTGAAGACGCAGTGACCGCTGCCATTCATCAGGCCTTGCGAGAAGAAGAAGGCTCGCTCCTCGTCTTCCTGCCCGGTCAGGGTGAGATCCACCGGATCGAGGAGCGCCTCACCAAGAGCCTCGACAGAAACATCCTCATTGCACCCCTCTATGGTGCCATGGAGGGGCGCGAGCAGGACCGTGCCATCCAGCCCGCGCAAAAAGGAACCCGCAAGATCGTTCTGGCGACATCCATCGCCGAGACCTCGCTTACCATCGACGGGGTGCGGGTGATCATCGATTCGGGGCTGGTGCGTCGACCCCGGTTCGAGCCCAATCTTGGTATCTCGCGGCTTGAGACTTTGCGCGTTTCTCGCGCCAGTGCCGATCAGAGACGCGGTCGCGCCGGCCGCACCGAACCGGGGGTTTGCTATCGCCTCTGGGACAAGGGTCAGACCGCCGCGCTTTCTGCTTTCGAGCCCCCCGAGATCCTCGAAACGGACCTCTCGCGTCTCGTGCTCGATTGTGCCATGTGGGGCGAGAGCGATCCGTCCAACCTGCGCTGGCTGGATCAGCCGCCCGCAGCCGGTTGGCAGGAGGCCGTTAAACTGCTGCAGTCTCTTAAGGCCCTCGACGAAGACGGTCTGCTGACCGATCACGGGCGTGAGCTTGCTGATCTCCCCCTGCCGCCACGTCTGGCGCACATGCTGGTGGTCGCGCAGAAACGGGGTGACGGAGCGCTTTCTGCCTATATCGCCGCCCTGCTGACGGAAGGCGGACGCTTCCGCCACAACGATTTGAGGCATCTGTTGCAGGATTTGGTGACCGGCCGGTTGCCGCGTGCCCGCGACATCAAGTCCATGGCCAGCCGCTGGATCAGGGGCAAGTCCGACGGACGTATCCAGACCGAGGAGGCCGGTCGCGTGCTGGCCCTTGCCTATCCCGACCGGATCGCCATGCGGCGTGGCGCAGAAGGGCGCTATCTGCTCGCCTCGGGGCGCGGTGGCGGGCTTGATGGTAACGACCCTCTGGTCACCGAGCCTTTCCTCGTCGTTGCGGATCTGCAAGGGCAGGCCGCCAACGCCCGCATCACCCTTGCCGCCCCCATCGCCCGCAAGGTGATCGAAGAGGAGTTCGCCGACCTGATCACTGAAGAGGAAGACATTTCCTTTGATCGCCAGAGCGAGGCCGTCAATGCCCGGCTCCAGACGCGGCTTGGTCAGATCGTCCTGTCTGAGCGCCGTCTCAAGGCACCATCACCCGAAGCGATCGAGCGTGCCCTCATCGAGGCGATTCGCAAGCAGGGTCTCCGGGTGCTGCCCTTCTCCAAGGAACTGGAGCGCTGGCGAGGCAGGATCCGCTTCATCGCCGAGCGCGAGGAAGGTTGGCCGGACTTCTCAGATCAGGGCCTTCTGGATAGCCTTGAAGACTGGCTGCAGCCGTTCCTTGCGGGCCGGACGTCGCTATCTGCCATCTCCTCGGCTGATCTGCGGGCTGCTCTTGAGGCTCAAGTGCCCTATGATCGCCTGATGGCTCTCGATCAACTGTTGCCGACGCATTTCATTGTGCCAACCGGATCGAAGATCCCCATTGATTACGCGGCAGACAACGGTCCGGTGCTGGCGGTGCGCGTGCAGGAATTGTTCGGCCTCGACCGCCATCCCTCCATCATGGGAGGCAAGCTGCCACTGCTGTTGCATCTCTTGTCGCCTGCCCATCGTCCCATTCAGCTGACGCGGGATCTGCCCGGCTTCTGGGCCGGAAGCTGGAAAGATGTGAAGGCGGACATGCGCGGCCAATACCCCAAACATGTCTGGCCCGACGATCCCTTGAACACCGAAGCCACACGCCGCGCCAAACCCCGCAAGTAG
- a CDS encoding BMP family ABC transporter substrate-binding protein produces MLRQFFGAAVLAMMVASPAFAADIKPAVVYDLGGKNDQSFNQSAYFGAEQYMKDTGTEYRDFEIQNDTQREQALRRFAQRGNNPIVAIGFSHAEALKKVAPEFPDTKFAIVDMVVDLPNVRSIVFKEHEGSYLVGLLAAKASQTGKVGFVGGMDIPLIRAFACGYKQGAKATNPDVEVFENMTGTTGAAWNDPVKGGELAKSQIDRGADVIYHAAGGTGAGVLQAAADAGKLGIGVDSNQNHMHPGNMLTSMVKRVDIAVYNAFKDLADDNWSSGINVLGLAEGGVAWADDEYNKDLITDDMRAAVDQATKDIVDGKITVHDYRADSTCPF; encoded by the coding sequence ATGTTGCGTCAATTCTTTGGTGCCGCTGTGCTTGCCATGATGGTGGCAAGCCCCGCATTTGCTGCTGACATCAAGCCTGCCGTCGTCTATGACCTTGGTGGCAAGAACGACCAGTCTTTCAACCAGTCTGCCTATTTTGGTGCAGAACAATATATGAAAGACACCGGAACTGAATATCGCGATTTCGAAATCCAGAATGACACCCAGCGCGAACAGGCGCTGCGTCGCTTTGCCCAGCGTGGCAACAACCCGATCGTTGCCATCGGCTTCTCCCATGCTGAAGCCCTGAAAAAAGTGGCTCCGGAATTCCCGGATACCAAATTCGCCATCGTCGACATGGTGGTTGATCTCCCGAACGTCCGCTCCATCGTCTTCAAGGAGCACGAAGGCTCCTACCTCGTTGGTCTTCTGGCTGCAAAAGCCTCTCAGACCGGCAAAGTCGGCTTTGTCGGCGGCATGGACATCCCGCTCATCCGCGCATTCGCCTGCGGCTACAAGCAGGGTGCCAAGGCAACCAATCCGGACGTGGAAGTGTTTGAAAACATGACCGGCACCACCGGCGCTGCATGGAACGACCCCGTCAAGGGTGGCGAGCTTGCCAAATCCCAGATCGACCGTGGCGCTGACGTGATCTATCACGCTGCTGGCGGCACCGGCGCAGGCGTGCTGCAGGCCGCAGCTGACGCTGGCAAACTGGGCATCGGCGTTGACTCCAACCAGAACCACATGCATCCGGGCAACATGCTGACCTCCATGGTCAAGCGCGTTGATATCGCCGTCTACAATGCCTTCAAGGATCTGGCAGACGACAACTGGAGCTCCGGCATCAACGTTCTGGGTCTGGCCGAAGGCGGCGTTGCCTGGGCTGACGACGAATACAACAAGGACCTGATCACCGACGACATGCGCGCTGCTGTCGATCAGGCAACCAAAGACATCGTCGATGGCAAGATCACTGTGCACGACTATCGTGCAGACAGCACCTGCCCATTCTAA
- a CDS encoding ABC transporter ATP-binding protein, whose product MDAHTETAGAGSAGTDNRTLAIRLAGIEKTFGSVYANRNIDLSVKKGSIHGIIGENGAGKSTLMSILYGFYQADAGEIFVNGKKELITDSQKAISVGIGMVHQHFMLVDNFSVLENVVLGVEGGATLASGMARARKELKRLADEYELNIDPDTKIEDLPVGLQQRVEILKALYRGADILILDEPTGVLTPAEADHLFRILEQLRDQGKTILLITHKLREIMAITDEVSVMRGGEMVASVKTAETSVEELAELMVGRRVLLRVEKGPANPGREVLRVENLTVTDKRGVDVVKDVSFSVRAGEIVGIAGVSGNGQSELMEAIAGMIKARSGRVFLNGEPIGVKDKADALELRHRGLAHVPEDRHHTGLVTKFPATENMILGYQDQEKYGKGLFLDLNAILEETKTYMEDFDVRPQDPHLKAANFSGGNQQKMVLAREMERDPDILLVGQPTRGVDIGAIEFIHKRLIEMRDAGKAILLVSVELDEIRSLSDRVLVMFAGGIVGERGEGASEIELGCMMAGIDDPSDMPAATKTRIEASAEEAGGQA is encoded by the coding sequence CTGGACGCGCATACTGAAACCGCAGGTGCTGGCAGCGCAGGGACTGACAACAGGACCCTTGCGATCCGGCTTGCGGGCATTGAAAAGACGTTCGGCTCTGTCTACGCCAACAGGAATATCGACCTGTCGGTCAAGAAGGGCTCCATCCATGGCATCATCGGCGAGAATGGGGCCGGGAAATCGACCCTGATGTCGATCCTCTATGGCTTCTATCAGGCCGATGCCGGAGAGATTTTCGTCAATGGCAAGAAAGAGCTGATCACCGACAGCCAGAAGGCCATCTCGGTCGGCATCGGTATGGTCCATCAGCATTTCATGCTGGTCGACAATTTCTCAGTGCTGGAAAATGTGGTGCTCGGTGTCGAGGGCGGGGCAACCCTTGCCAGTGGCATGGCCCGTGCGCGCAAGGAGCTCAAGCGTCTGGCTGACGAATATGAGCTCAACATTGATCCCGATACCAAGATCGAGGATCTGCCCGTCGGCTTGCAGCAGCGGGTCGAGATCCTGAAGGCGCTCTATCGCGGCGCTGATATTCTCATTCTCGACGAGCCCACCGGCGTGCTGACACCGGCCGAGGCCGACCACCTGTTCCGCATCCTTGAGCAGCTGCGCGATCAGGGCAAGACGATCCTGCTCATCACCCACAAGCTGCGCGAGATCATGGCCATCACCGACGAAGTCTCGGTCATGCGCGGCGGCGAAATGGTGGCGAGCGTCAAAACGGCTGAAACCTCTGTTGAAGAGCTGGCCGAACTGATGGTTGGCCGCCGGGTATTGTTGCGGGTCGAAAAGGGCCCGGCCAATCCGGGTAGGGAAGTGTTGCGGGTCGAGAACCTCACAGTGACCGACAAGCGCGGCGTCGACGTGGTCAAGGATGTCTCCTTCTCCGTGCGCGCAGGCGAAATCGTCGGCATCGCCGGAGTGTCGGGCAACGGTCAGAGCGAGCTGATGGAAGCCATCGCTGGCATGATCAAGGCCCGGTCCGGGCGGGTGTTTCTCAACGGTGAGCCCATCGGCGTCAAGGACAAGGCCGACGCGCTGGAGCTGCGCCATCGTGGCCTCGCCCATGTCCCCGAAGATCGCCATCACACGGGCCTCGTGACGAAATTCCCGGCAACGGAAAACATGATCCTCGGCTATCAGGATCAGGAGAAATATGGCAAGGGCCTGTTCCTCGATCTCAACGCAATCCTTGAGGAAACCAAGACCTATATGGAGGACTTCGACGTCCGGCCTCAGGATCCGCACTTGAAGGCGGCGAACTTCTCCGGCGGCAACCAGCAGAAAATGGTGCTAGCCCGCGAGATGGAACGCGACCCGGATATCCTGCTCGTCGGCCAGCCGACCCGAGGTGTCGACATCGGCGCGATCGAGTTCATTCACAAGCGGCTCATCGAAATGCGTGACGCGGGCAAGGCGATCCTGCTTGTCTCGGTCGAGCTTGACGAAATCCGCTCCCTGTCCGACCGCGTGCTGGTGATGTTCGCCGGTGGCATTGTCGGCGAGCGCGGCGAAGGCGCGAGCGAGATCGAACTTGGCTGCATGATGGCCGGGATCGACGATCCGTCCGACATGCCTGCCGCCACCAAAACCCGCATTGAAGCCTCCGCAGAAGAGGCAGGAGGTCAGGCATGA
- a CDS encoding ABC transporter permease — MSAPLAKLPRWVDYGLIPLLNLTAALLVSGLVVLLIGENPLEAVYWLVQGSLGYGEGFGFTLYYTTNFIFTGLAVAVAAHAGLFNIGGEGQAYFAGLGVALACLALDRYVPWWVTFPFALAGGALFGAAWAAIPAYLQAKRGSHIVITTIMFNFIASAVMAYLLVQVFKQPGSMQPESRTFEVGGRLPFIHEVLGWMGIDVATSPLNLSFVVALVACLFVWLLIWRTRLGYAIRTFGINPNAAVYAGMNLSRITIITMMISGGLAGLMALNEVMGTQHRLLLDFVTGYGFVGIAVALMGRSHPVGIIMASVLFGMLYQGGAELAFEMPKITRDMIISIQGLVILFAGAMEHMFRPALIRIFTSTRSSGAVGNAEA, encoded by the coding sequence ATGAGTGCTCCGCTTGCAAAACTGCCTCGCTGGGTCGACTACGGTCTGATCCCCTTGCTCAATCTCACCGCGGCCTTGCTGGTCTCCGGTCTGGTGGTGCTGCTGATCGGCGAGAACCCGCTTGAGGCCGTCTATTGGCTGGTGCAGGGTTCGCTCGGTTATGGCGAAGGCTTCGGCTTCACCCTCTACTACACCACCAACTTTATTTTCACCGGCCTCGCCGTTGCGGTCGCCGCCCACGCTGGTCTGTTCAACATCGGTGGGGAAGGGCAGGCCTATTTCGCCGGTCTCGGCGTTGCGCTCGCCTGTCTGGCGCTTGACCGCTATGTGCCATGGTGGGTGACCTTCCCGTTCGCGCTGGCTGGCGGTGCACTCTTTGGGGCCGCATGGGCGGCCATTCCCGCCTATCTGCAGGCCAAGCGTGGCAGTCACATCGTCATCACCACCATCATGTTCAACTTCATCGCCTCGGCGGTGATGGCCTATCTGCTGGTGCAGGTCTTCAAGCAACCCGGCTCGATGCAGCCCGAAAGCCGCACCTTTGAGGTTGGTGGACGTCTGCCCTTCATCCATGAGGTGCTCGGATGGATGGGGATCGATGTCGCCACTTCGCCGCTCAATCTGTCCTTCGTCGTTGCGCTCGTGGCCTGTCTGTTCGTCTGGCTGCTCATCTGGCGCACCCGTCTGGGCTATGCCATCCGCACCTTCGGCATCAACCCAAACGCGGCTGTCTATGCTGGCATGAACCTGTCGCGTATCACCATCATCACCATGATGATTTCTGGCGGTCTTGCCGGGTTGATGGCGCTGAATGAGGTAATGGGAACCCAGCATCGCCTGTTGCTCGATTTCGTCACCGGCTACGGCTTCGTCGGCATCGCCGTGGCGCTGATGGGGCGGTCTCATCCGGTCGGCATCATCATGGCATCCGTGTTGTTCGGCATGCTCTATCAGGGCGGGGCGGAGCTGGCCTTCGAAATGCCCAAGATTACCCGCGACATGATCATTTCCATTCAGGGTCTCGTCATCCTGTTTGCCGGGGCCATGGAGCATATGTTCCGCCCTGCATTGATCCGGATCTTCACATCCACGCGCTCAAGTGGCGCGGTTGGCAACGCAGAAGCGTGA
- a CDS encoding ABC transporter permease, which yields MEFFTTLTLITDSAVRLSVPLMFACLAGLYSERSGVVDIGLEGKMLGGAFAAGAVAAVTGSAWLGLGAAILVSIALALVHGYASITQRGNQIVSGVAINFVAAGLTALLGQAWFGMGGKTPQLQREARFTEIDLPFAEALRDVPIVGQIYSEIISGHSLIVYASVLAVPITWYVLYRTRFGLRLRAVGENPGAVDTAGISVVWLRYRAVIITGILCGLAGTYLAIAQSAGFSKDMTAGKGYIALAALIFAKWKPINALGACFLFGFLDAVAIRMQGASLPFVGEVPVQFMQALPYVLTVILLAGFIGKAIPPKASGVPYVKER from the coding sequence ATGGAATTCTTCACAACCCTCACCCTGATCACGGACTCAGCCGTGCGCCTGTCGGTGCCGCTGATGTTTGCCTGCCTCGCCGGGCTCTATTCCGAGCGCTCCGGTGTCGTTGACATCGGCCTTGAAGGCAAGATGCTCGGTGGTGCCTTTGCCGCTGGCGCCGTTGCCGCCGTCACCGGTTCGGCATGGCTCGGGCTTGGAGCGGCGATCCTTGTCTCAATCGCGCTGGCCCTTGTGCATGGCTATGCTTCGATCACCCAGCGCGGCAACCAGATCGTCTCGGGCGTTGCCATCAACTTTGTCGCCGCCGGTCTCACCGCGCTTCTGGGGCAGGCCTGGTTCGGCATGGGCGGCAAGACGCCCCAGCTCCAGCGCGAGGCACGCTTCACCGAAATCGATCTGCCCTTCGCAGAAGCCCTGCGCGATGTACCGATTGTCGGTCAGATCTATTCCGAGATCATTTCCGGCCACTCGCTCATCGTCTATGCGTCTGTGCTGGCAGTGCCGATCACCTGGTATGTGCTCTATCGCACGCGCTTCGGCCTGCGCTTGCGGGCCGTGGGTGAAAACCCCGGAGCGGTGGATACCGCCGGGATCTCGGTGGTCTGGCTGCGCTATCGTGCTGTCATCATCACCGGCATTCTCTGTGGCCTTGCGGGAACCTATCTCGCCATCGCCCAGTCCGCTGGTTTTTCCAAGGACATGACCGCAGGCAAGGGCTACATCGCTCTGGCCGCGCTGATCTTTGCCAAGTGGAAGCCGATCAATGCGCTCGGGGCCTGCTTCCTGTTTGGCTTCCTTGATGCGGTTGCCATTCGAATGCAGGGAGCCAGTCTGCCCTTTGTCGGCGAGGTGCCGGTCCAGTTCATGCAGGCTCTGCCCTATGTGCTGACGGTCATCCTGCTCGCTGGCTTCATCGGCAAGGCCATCCCGCCCAAGGCCTCCGGTGTCCCTTATGTGAAGGAGCGCTAG
- a CDS encoding cytidine deaminase — MANSPIEVTAGSLELLTLATKARDKAYAPYSKFPVGVALRTRAGTIHSGCNIENTSFPEGWCAETSAISAMIMAGESVESTEIEELVVVADHTPPITPCGGCRQRIKEFGTPGTVIHAADLEGIQQSFTLAALLPAAFDLEGEA; from the coding sequence ATGGCGAATTCCCCGATTGAAGTGACCGCCGGGAGCCTTGAGCTTCTCACTCTTGCCACAAAGGCAAGAGACAAGGCCTACGCGCCCTATTCGAAGTTTCCGGTGGGCGTGGCCTTGCGCACGCGCGCTGGCACCATACATTCCGGATGCAACATCGAGAATACCTCCTTTCCCGAAGGATGGTGCGCCGAGACCTCGGCCATTTCCGCCATGATCATGGCGGGCGAGAGCGTCGAAAGCACCGAGATCGAGGAACTGGTGGTCGTTGCCGATCACACCCCGCCGATCACGCCATGCGGCGGCTGTCGCCAACGGATCAAGGAATTTGGCACGCCCGGCACGGTGATCCACGCGGCCGATCTCGAAGGCATTCAACAGAGTTTCACGCTCGCGGCCCTGTTGCCCGCAGCATTCGATCTCGAAGGAGAGGCATAG
- a CDS encoding purine-nucleoside phosphorylase, whose product MTIKGLAEDAAKRILDKVKEPVSVGMVLGSGLGALADEVEDAHRFDYSDLPGFPVSSVSSHASELVVGTLMGVRVAILAGRVHYYEQGDATVMKQPLATLKALGCDHVLLTNAAGSLREEIAPGELMLIDDHINWSGRSPLIGVETDDRFVGLTEAYDATIRANLRKAAESVGVKLDSGVYTWFSGPNFETPAEIRAVRILGADAVGMSTVPEVILARWMGLKVGAISTITNYGAGMTGNELSHEETKEIGPIGAKKLIKVIRAYLDAMA is encoded by the coding sequence ATGACCATCAAGGGGCTGGCTGAGGACGCTGCCAAACGCATTCTCGACAAGGTCAAGGAGCCTGTCTCTGTCGGCATGGTTCTCGGATCGGGCCTTGGCGCTCTGGCCGATGAAGTCGAGGACGCGCATCGCTTCGACTATTCCGATCTCCCCGGTTTTCCCGTCTCTTCCGTTTCCTCTCATGCGTCCGAACTTGTCGTCGGCACCCTGATGGGGGTGCGTGTGGCGATCCTTGCAGGGCGGGTACACTATTACGAGCAGGGCGACGCAACGGTGATGAAACAGCCTTTGGCGACCCTCAAGGCGCTCGGCTGTGATCATGTTTTGCTGACCAATGCCGCAGGCTCCCTGCGTGAGGAAATCGCTCCCGGTGAGTTGATGCTGATCGATGATCACATCAACTGGTCCGGGCGTTCTCCGCTTATCGGTGTGGAGACCGATGACCGCTTTGTCGGCCTCACTGAAGCCTACGACGCGACCATCCGCGCCAACCTCAGGAAGGCAGCCGAAAGCGTCGGTGTGAAACTGGATTCTGGTGTCTATACATGGTTCTCCGGTCCCAATTTCGAAACCCCGGCCGAGATCCGGGCCGTTCGCATTCTGGGCGCCGATGCGGTGGGCATGTCGACCGTGCCCGAAGTGATCCTTGCGCGCTGGATGGGCCTGAAAGTCGGAGCCATTTCGACGATCACCAACTATGGTGCGGGCATGACAGGCAATGAATTGTCCCACGAAGAGACCAAGGAAATCGGACCCATCGGGGCCAAGAAGCTGATCAAGGTGATCCGCGCCTATCTCGACGCCATGGCTTGA
- the deoA gene encoding thymidine phosphorylase: MLPQEIIRKKRDGGTLSAEEIQFFVKGITDGSVTEGQISALAMAVFFRGMEFEERVALTLAMRDSGTVLDWSDLDGPVIDKHSTGGVGDNVSLMLAPALAVCGVFVPMISGRGLGHTGGTLDKFDSIPGYVTQPDNALFRKVTKEVGCAIIGQTADLAPADKRFYGIRDVTATVESIHLITASILSKKLAAGLDGLVLDVKSGSGAFMPTHEESIELAKSLVAVANGAGVRTAALITDMNEPLATAAGNAIEMKNAVEFLTGDSIDPRNWDITVALGAEMLRIAGLVTDRAEGTKKMEEAYRSGAAAEKFGEMVAALGGPANFVENWQSHLTLAPKVLDIFAEGEGLVEAIDTREVGIAVVELGGGRIRAVDAIDHSVGLDHLAGLGTKVDSNTPIARVYAHSDEQVKKATDRVRAAYRIGVSRVESKTVYDIIDR; this comes from the coding sequence ATGCTCCCACAGGAAATCATTCGCAAGAAACGGGACGGCGGCACTCTAAGTGCCGAGGAAATCCAGTTCTTCGTTAAAGGTATCACCGATGGTTCGGTGACCGAGGGACAGATCTCGGCGCTGGCCATGGCGGTCTTTTTCCGCGGCATGGAGTTTGAGGAACGGGTCGCCCTGACCCTTGCCATGCGCGATTCCGGCACCGTGCTCGATTGGTCCGATCTGGACGGCCCGGTGATCGACAAGCACTCGACCGGTGGGGTCGGGGACAATGTCTCGCTGATGCTCGCCCCGGCGCTTGCTGTCTGTGGCGTTTTCGTTCCGATGATTTCCGGGCGTGGTCTAGGTCACACGGGTGGCACCCTCGACAAGTTCGACTCCATCCCCGGCTATGTCACACAGCCCGACAACGCGCTGTTCCGCAAGGTGACCAAAGAGGTTGGCTGCGCCATCATCGGCCAGACTGCGGATCTCGCGCCTGCCGACAAGCGCTTCTATGGCATTCGCGATGTCACTGCGACGGTCGAAAGCATCCACCTGATCACTGCCTCGATCCTATCGAAGAAACTGGCTGCCGGTCTTGACGGCCTCGTGCTTGATGTCAAATCCGGCTCAGGCGCTTTCATGCCGACTCACGAGGAAAGCATAGAGTTGGCAAAGAGCCTCGTTGCCGTTGCCAATGGGGCAGGGGTGAGGACCGCAGCGCTCATCACCGACATGAACGAGCCGCTCGCCACCGCGGCAGGCAATGCCATCGAAATGAAGAATGCGGTCGAGTTTCTGACCGGCGACTCCATCGATCCGCGCAACTGGGACATCACGGTCGCGCTCGGTGCAGAGATGCTACGGATCGCCGGACTGGTCACAGACCGGGCCGAAGGCACCAAGAAAATGGAAGAGGCCTACCGGTCCGGTGCGGCCGCCGAAAAATTCGGCGAGATGGTTGCCGCGCTTGGTGGTCCCGCCAATTTTGTCGAGAATTGGCAGAGCCATCTCACGCTGGCCCCGAAGGTACTCGACATTTTTGCTGAGGGCGAGGGGCTGGTTGAAGCCATTGACACCAGAGAGGTTGGCATCGCCGTCGTCGAGCTTGGTGGGGGGCGCATCCGTGCCGTTGACGCCATCGATCATTCGGTCGGTCTTGATCATCTGGCAGGCCTTGGCACCAAGGTGGACAGCAACACGCCGATCGCCCGCGTCTATGCCCACAGCGACGAGCAGGTGAAGAAAGCCACGGACCGTGTCCGGGCTGCCTATCGTATTGGCGTGTCCCGCGTGGAAAGCAAGACCGTTTACGACATCATCGATCGCTAG